One segment of Scyliorhinus torazame isolate Kashiwa2021f chromosome 14, sScyTor2.1, whole genome shotgun sequence DNA contains the following:
- the LOC140389183 gene encoding histone H2B-like translates to MPECKGAEPKKWVRKARRSGGTRSERKRRRKASYSLYIHRVLKQIHPRNNISCQATSVLDLFVGDIFERLACEASRLVRYSRRRTLSSREIQSAVRLLLPGELAKHAVAEGAKAVTTYAGWK, encoded by the coding sequence ATGCCTGAGTGCAAGGGCGCGGAGCCGAAGAAATGGGTCAGGAAGGCGAGGCGGTCGGGGGGCACCCGGAGCGAGCGGAAGCGGCGGCGCAAGGCCAGCTACAGCCTCTACATCCACCGGGTGCTGAAGCAGATCCACCCGCGGAACAACATCTCCTGCCAGGCCACCTCGGTCCTGGACTTGTTCGTCGGCGACATCTTCGAGCGGCTGGCCTGCGAGGCCTCCCGCCTGGTCCGCTACAGCCGGCGGCGCACGCTctcctcccgggagatccagagcgCCGTGCGCCTCCTGCTGCCCGGCgagctggccaagcacgccgtcGCCGAGGGCGCCAAGGCGGTCACCACGTACGCCGGCTGGAAGTGA
- the LOC140390567 gene encoding histone H2B type 1-A-like yields the protein MEDLKSFICIGLCISGWRQGLGLASLLRKETEDRAMPTAAVSISATAVGSKGSLSKKGSKKTAMKMSRKGDRKHRRSRKESYSIYIYKVLKQVHPDTGISSKAMSVINSFVSDIFERIAGESSRLVHYSRRQTISSREIQSAVRLLLPGELAKHAVSEGTKAVTKYTSSK from the coding sequence ATGGAGGATTTGAAATCCTTCATTTGCATAGGGCTGTGTATATCAGGGTGGCGCCAGGGCCTGGGACTTGCATCACTCCTCAGGAAGGAGACTGAAGACCGGGCCATGCCGACCGCCGCCGTCTCCATCAGCGCCACGGCCGTGGGCTCCAAGGGCTCCCTCTCCAAGAAAGGCTCCAAGAAGACGGCGATGAAAATGTCCCGGAAGGGCGACAGGAAGCACAGGCGGAGCCGCAAGGAGAGCTACAGCATCTACATCTACAAGGTGCTGAAGCAGGTGCACCCGGACacgggcatctcctccaaggccatgagtgtCATCAACTCCTTCGTCAGCGACATCTTCGAGCGCATCGCCGGCGAGTCCTCCCGCCTGGTCCACTACTCCCGGCGCCAGACCATctcctcccgggagatccagagcgCCGTGCGCCTCCTGCTGCCCGGCgagctggccaagcacgccgtcTCCGAGGGCACCAAGGCGgtcaccaagtacaccagctccaagtag